In the genome of Variibacter gotjawalensis, one region contains:
- a CDS encoding YjgN family protein: MTTYDQAGPVGGPWSGGASGQPPGEPPAPPPPPPPAPAIAPMGRFLGREGAFFGMLVRGNIFMLLTLGIYRFWLTTDIRRYLWGNTEIAGDTFEYTGTAKELLIGFLLAIVLLLPLNAVIYVGTLVPSILPYAGTVGFLGFTLLGQFAFYRARRYRLTRTVYRGVRLFQTGSAVRYAIVASLWGIAILLTFGLLYPWAAANLERYKMRNTHFGNLSGSFTGSGTSLFFRGILIWLVTLAPVAFVVIGAMFAIDWTTLADLVEADDLEKAFENFGTRNPAMVAALGFFIGSLVWAAVVGGLLYPIFRAIAMRWWISGVQIGPIKATSSVRNGQVYWVYFRYILLTMAMGIAFSAFAGMFFGLFASFFGGAEAFTTKFSQSMSVQIIAYAAGVFGYAIFLLATSVLYQTAVAFRFWRLSFETTAFSGLEVLDSVIAAGEKSGVFGEGLADALDVGGF, from the coding sequence ATGACGACATACGATCAGGCCGGACCGGTTGGCGGTCCGTGGAGTGGCGGAGCTTCGGGTCAACCACCTGGTGAGCCGCCCGCGCCGCCTCCACCGCCGCCACCCGCGCCAGCGATCGCACCCATGGGACGCTTCCTCGGCCGCGAGGGAGCGTTTTTTGGCATGTTGGTGCGCGGCAACATCTTCATGTTGCTCACACTCGGCATCTATCGCTTCTGGCTGACGACCGACATTCGCCGCTATCTCTGGGGAAACACCGAGATCGCCGGCGATACGTTCGAATACACCGGCACCGCGAAGGAATTGCTGATCGGCTTTCTGCTCGCGATCGTGCTGCTGCTGCCGCTCAACGCGGTCATTTATGTCGGCACGCTCGTGCCTTCGATCCTGCCTTACGCAGGCACGGTCGGCTTTCTCGGTTTCACGCTGCTCGGCCAATTCGCGTTCTACCGCGCGCGGCGCTATCGCTTGACCCGCACGGTGTATCGCGGCGTCCGTTTATTCCAGACAGGTTCGGCGGTGCGTTACGCGATCGTCGCGAGTCTGTGGGGCATCGCGATCCTGCTGACGTTCGGGCTTCTCTATCCGTGGGCGGCCGCGAACCTCGAACGCTACAAAATGCGCAACACGCATTTCGGAAACCTGAGCGGCTCGTTTACCGGATCGGGCACGAGTCTTTTCTTCCGCGGCATTCTGATTTGGTTGGTGACGCTGGCGCCTGTCGCCTTCGTCGTGATCGGCGCAATGTTTGCGATCGATTGGACGACGCTTGCCGACTTGGTCGAAGCTGACGACTTGGAAAAAGCCTTCGAGAATTTCGGCACGCGCAATCCGGCCATGGTGGCCGCGCTCGGCTTTTTTATCGGCTCTTTGGTTTGGGCAGCCGTTGTCGGCGGACTGCTCTACCCGATCTTCCGCGCCATCGCGATGCGCTGGTGGATTTCGGGCGTGCAGATCGGTCCCATCAAGGCAACGTCAAGCGTTCGTAACGGACAGGTCTACTGGGTGTACTTTCGTTACATCCTGCTGACGATGGCAATGGGTATTGCCTTCTCGGCCTTTGCCGGCATGTTCTTCGGGCTGTTCGCGAGTTTCTTCGGCGGCGCTGAAGCGTTCACGACGAAGTTCTCGCAATCGATGAGCGTGCAGATCATCGCCTATGCGGCCGGCGTCTTCGGTTACGCGATCTTCCTGCTCGCCACGTCGGTGCTTTATCAAACCGCGGTGGCGTTCCGCTTCTGGCGCTTGAGCTTTGAGACGACCGCATTTTCCGGACTTGAAGTGCTCGACAGCGTCATCGCGGCAGGCGAGAAGAGTGGCGTGTTCGGCGAAGGTCTCGCCGATGCGCTCGACGTCGGAGGCTTCTGA
- a CDS encoding long-chain-fatty-acid--CoA ligase, translating to MQGLMQDWPLLCHRIIDHAAIQHGNREVVSRSVEGPIHRTTYAEVRTRALKVAQRLQQEGIKEGDRVGTLAWNTWRHLESWYGITGVGAVYHTVNPRLFAEQIIYIVNHAEDKLMFLDLTFVPLMEKLQAELKTVEKYVIFTDAAHMPQTALKNAVPYEEWLNEADGDFEWVTVDENAACGMCYTSGTTGNPKGVVYSHRSNVIHSMSAIAPDAFDLSVRDSIMPVVPFFHANGWSIAFSAPMSGCKLVLPGMKLDGESIYNLLEGEKVTMTAAVPTIWLMLLAHMETNNLKLSTLRRVLIGGSACPPAMIEKFEEVYGVDVAHAWGMTEMSPIGSVCSIKPDYGTFSKKDVLAVKAKQGSSPFGVEMKIVDDSDKDLPWDGKTFGRLKVRGVAVAKGYFKEEGGKVLDKDGYFDTGDVATIDPFGTMQITDRSKDVIKSGGEWISSIDLENLAVGHPKVAEAAVIGVVHPKWDERPLLIIVPKAGENPTKEEILGYMDGKIAKWWMPDDVTFVPEIPHTATGKILKTALRDQFKDYTLPTATAAE from the coding sequence AAGTCGTGTCGCGCTCCGTCGAAGGGCCCATCCATCGCACGACATATGCCGAAGTGCGGACACGAGCGTTGAAGGTTGCGCAACGGCTACAGCAAGAAGGCATCAAAGAAGGCGACCGAGTTGGGACGCTGGCCTGGAACACATGGCGGCATCTCGAATCATGGTACGGTATCACGGGCGTTGGAGCTGTCTATCACACAGTGAATCCGCGCCTTTTTGCCGAACAGATCATCTACATCGTCAATCACGCCGAGGATAAGCTTATGTTCCTCGACCTGACGTTTGTGCCGTTGATGGAGAAGCTGCAGGCCGAGCTCAAGACTGTCGAAAAATACGTCATTTTCACGGACGCGGCTCACATGCCGCAAACTGCGCTGAAAAACGCAGTGCCGTATGAGGAGTGGCTCAACGAAGCGGACGGCGATTTCGAGTGGGTCACGGTCGACGAAAACGCGGCTTGCGGCATGTGCTACACGTCCGGCACCACCGGTAATCCGAAGGGCGTTGTCTACTCGCACCGCTCGAACGTCATTCACTCGATGTCCGCGATTGCGCCGGATGCGTTCGATCTCTCGGTGCGCGACTCGATCATGCCGGTGGTCCCGTTTTTCCACGCGAATGGCTGGTCGATCGCATTCTCGGCGCCGATGTCCGGCTGCAAGCTCGTGCTGCCGGGCATGAAGCTCGACGGCGAGTCGATCTACAATCTGCTCGAAGGCGAGAAAGTGACGATGACGGCGGCGGTGCCGACGATCTGGCTCATGCTGCTTGCGCATATGGAGACGAACAATCTCAAGCTCTCGACGCTGCGCCGTGTGTTGATCGGCGGCTCGGCTTGCCCGCCCGCGATGATCGAGAAGTTCGAGGAAGTTTACGGCGTCGATGTCGCGCATGCCTGGGGCATGACCGAGATGAGTCCGATCGGTTCGGTCTGCTCGATCAAGCCGGACTACGGCACGTTCAGCAAGAAGGACGTGCTCGCCGTCAAGGCAAAGCAAGGTTCGTCACCGTTCGGCGTCGAGATGAAGATCGTCGACGATTCCGATAAAGATCTGCCGTGGGACGGCAAGACGTTCGGTCGCCTGAAAGTGCGCGGCGTCGCGGTCGCGAAGGGTTACTTCAAGGAAGAGGGCGGCAAGGTTCTCGACAAGGACGGCTACTTCGACACGGGCGACGTGGCGACGATCGACCCGTTCGGCACGATGCAGATCACGGATCGTTCGAAGGACGTCATCAAGTCGGGCGGCGAGTGGATCTCGTCGATCGATCTCGAAAATCTCGCGGTCGGTCACCCGAAGGTGGCGGAAGCCGCCGTCATCGGCGTCGTGCATCCGAAGTGGGACGAGCGCCCGCTGTTGATCATCGTGCCGAAGGCCGGCGAGAATCCGACGAAAGAAGAAATTCTCGGTTACATGGACGGCAAAATCGCCAAATGGTGGATGCCGGACGATGTCACATTCGTGCCTGAGATTCCGCATACGGCTACCGGCAAGATTCTCAAGACGGCGCTGCGCGATCAGTTCAAGGATTACACATTGCCGACTGCGACAGCGGCCGAATAG